One window from the genome of Halomicrobium zhouii encodes:
- a CDS encoding class I SAM-dependent methyltransferase: protein MRFDDEYFDERYAEAEGDPWGYYESEYERRKGERPLAALRDRKAPEEVDRILDLGCGNGAKTRLATEAYPDAEVVGVDCSKEALDAAREWAPDASYERADIVDWVAESERAFDAVVAVGSLYYLCADYSVTDLFEFADDLRGVVADDGLLVAAHNHMPRDDGPVFAQERTVRTVRTILESNFETVERSRYEAEKQAGIDPEEPAEQPYEVWALRPASG from the coding sequence ATGCGGTTCGACGACGAATACTTCGACGAACGCTACGCCGAAGCCGAGGGCGACCCGTGGGGCTACTACGAGAGCGAGTACGAGCGCCGCAAGGGCGAGCGCCCTCTCGCCGCACTTCGCGACCGGAAAGCGCCGGAAGAGGTCGACCGGATCCTCGATCTGGGCTGTGGCAACGGCGCCAAAACGAGACTGGCGACCGAGGCGTATCCCGACGCCGAAGTCGTCGGCGTCGACTGTTCGAAGGAGGCGCTCGACGCCGCCCGCGAGTGGGCCCCTGACGCGTCTTACGAGCGGGCGGACATCGTTGACTGGGTGGCCGAAAGCGAGCGCGCCTTCGACGCCGTCGTCGCCGTCGGATCGCTGTACTACCTCTGTGCAGACTACTCCGTGACTGACCTGTTCGAGTTCGCCGACGACCTGCGTGGCGTCGTCGCCGACGACGGCCTGCTGGTCGCCGCCCACAATCACATGCCACGCGACGACGGACCGGTGTTCGCCCAGGAGCGAACCGTGCGTACCGTGCGGACGATCCTGGAATCGAATTTCGAGACCGTCGAACGGAGCCGGTACGAGGCCGAGAAGCAGGCAGGGATCGACCCCGAGGAACCTGCCGAACAACCCTACGAGGTCTGGGCACTCCGACCAGCGAGTGGGTGA